From the genome of Solanum stenotomum isolate F172 chromosome 5, ASM1918654v1, whole genome shotgun sequence:
GGGAAAAGAGTATAGGGAAAGCAGTTCCAAGCAATGCAACAGCAGCAGCGCCAGCAATTAAGTAAACGGTTCCGTCGGATGAAACATCTCCAATGGCGGCCACAACTTTCAAGGATCtctgttttttgtttttctgaGTTGTGGTAGAACAAGATGAAACATTTGTACCAAGAAAATTTGATGGAATTACAGGGGATTTCTTGGCTGAGAATTGCACACAAGCTATAGAGGAGGAGGCCATGGTGAAAGTGTTATATGTTGTGATTT
Proteins encoded in this window:
- the LOC125865816 gene encoding uncharacterized protein LOC125865816 is translated as MASSSIACVQFSAKKSPVIPSNFLGTNVSSCSTTTQKNKKQRSLKVVAAIGDVSSDGTVYLIAGAAAVALLGTAFPILFSRKDLCPECDGAGFVRKGGAALKANAARKDQVQIVCANCNGLGKLNQVDK